A window of the Anoplopoma fimbria isolate UVic2021 breed Golden Eagle Sablefish chromosome 17, Afim_UVic_2022, whole genome shotgun sequence genome harbors these coding sequences:
- the si:ch1073-335m2.2 gene encoding LOW QUALITY PROTEIN: msx2-interacting protein (The sequence of the model RefSeq protein was modified relative to this genomic sequence to represent the inferred CDS: inserted 1 base in 1 codon): MVRETRHLWVGNLPEHVREEKIVEHFKRYGRVESVKVLRKRGSEGGVAAFVDFVDIKSAQKAHNAVNKMGDRDLRTDYNEPGSVPSAVRGLEETSPSSSRDVTGFSRGTVGPVFGPPVSLHTREGRYERRIDGSSESRERAYDHSPYGHHERSGTFDRPRHYNADYYRDRSMFAAAGPGSSAIAGTFEASDPHFDSRIRDPFTLTNSTRRDLYRDDRGRRVDRTYHHRRSRSSHSSQSRHPSPQRTTGQTPKTPHSPKRAPLSPGRGPRSRSHSRSSSSDSVSSTSSTGSGSDSNSSSSDGSRAHSAQSSATHAPTQSSMGLDSDEPRRSFGIKVQNLPVRSTDTSLKDGLFHEFKKHGKVTSVQIHGASEDRYGLVFFRQQEDQEKALTVSKGKLFFGMLIEVTAWNGPETESENEFRPLDGRIDEFHPKATRTLFIGNLEKTTSYQQLLDIFQRFGEIVDIDIKKVNGVPQYAFVQYSDIASVCKAIKKMDGEYLGSNRLKLGFGKSMPTTCVWLDGLATSVTEQYLTRHFCRYGHVVKVVFDRLKGMALILYNNTDFAQAAVRETKGWKIGGNKIKVDFASQESQMAFYRSMQTSGQDIRDFYEIPAERREERRPPYHEFTAERAYYENIRTPGIYPEEARRDYAARSRDRFPELEHYQGEHFDPRYHEDPRDYRDYRDPFEQDIRKYTYIQRERERERERFEADRTRWSPSHPRRPVTPTVSPSPSDRAPRDSERRVYSQSSERSGSVSSMSPPHFDKSDKTLLELAAKTDKSSQPERVAGAEKTKRAKRKEKGDKDKAEKVKSRKAKAQSPSNPLPETELETGCDGGSGRGRGSDQDSHERQKSKGDGESLTGNPSSTAHHDSVKSERSEMSKGENSDVDGKNRVKKHLKPDIGNDGKDSSVDSDRLAARKRRFADSGGRTIRQKRSRHEEEDVIPSSDFGASGTYLKELDTDKNKDSQRRDSRLKADKSGTQKDGQEDLRGQREKSEGSLDPLESKRHPGHTSSRRFSHEGITDQSSIREQEHHAAFKFALNADPDKSVKSKEDHVDIDLSQSYRKQMEQNRRLHQQQQQRDSDKSDKPGSPHGSETEDLEHRSLVHEVGKPPEDVTDNFPSHKLKKVDQFEPDSGIKRERVYRSFRQKSEDPDWNNMSSPGHQHFSLHADEDFVEPSQKELSRHEEKIHPDLELLVKRTHNTQANKPNTPLLSVEEEQQKRWESRVKQDVLPDLNFSRSLSKNIHNRKRLEYGMWHDLEPGEVRSDSEEDRENKPHSPMPSTSVPFAERPRVDRFSDPKLAHLERNKFYSFALDQTITPDTKALLERAKSLSSSREDNWSFLDYDSHFAGLRSRKDTEKVESAPRPTPSWYMKKKKSRIGAEDKLDDRKEEPKPEEHERRELFASRFLHSPVFELDSRRLQHLERKHEEPEHTQNQQPGQQGTVDGELDSGPVVLFHSRFLELTRLQQQKNKTHQLQEAKVDPVPTGEIKVEKAPVQEQPALQSPETMESIMEPEIKPISPAEELISEPRLIPTPVTQFVVKDFPPPEEKCVVLTPAPDLYTPVSVTKEEEKEEVKENEPVVPMQHPLTEAPTDSEPAQIAAPEPSYLVDKCKPSPSEGKLDITEDVKPFCPEKPGRRDSHDEFVSISEAELDPETTQPEVPEATSPIPPSLLEEEKETHIVWKAVAEPEVERKLQVSKVQMPIDTDTNDEPASPQKEHKTKEMKNKKGKQSPAQVSPVPAMSTSSSEKQATRKSERIDKEKLKRGSSPRAESKSTGKSPIHGSEPDMSEPGISAGRARRRNVKSVYATPVEDDAPVHSGKETESPRSARKRGTDKDATLQQNIEQDPPAPIPIVKRGRPPKNRRRGEESSTVKVEKSKMDNKDTDSNESEGGERIPRVSKGKSSPHGTKCSLNPMQTVLGSGSTRKGKKLRXADDQEMDFTDEDSMALQDSSSSCKEEPTIKVDQKKEEKDKQGRELGRDKIVFHEKACEGKSNGKETDSPVLEEKPTLEKDRIVRGKTKLTRTPKSPILKNLKIRLNVTEVKDLLQLGDDEQEDSSKKSKPGEQSDHVSKCTNANKGGSTNEEKEDANLEKKELLESPKSLISQELELEQALRNIAKLTDPGFPTEPPVPPVPPTEVKSDPEEEKPYPASETELMAAIDSITAEDGTVSLPPAAPAAPAAPSSAGVGSEPEIQDSILPAKENESETNIPALQEEPVFPATPKKGRPKRKGQKQVRKDSKEGPSMCEELTTPSADSPPSSVKTVPATTPSAATTAVITSTTWKPEPEPLAVKVSDVVAESESSSGEQIQHLKSVNPQSKSQICPKPQQVSPDCISPSLSPLANRPNIRPIQTSRIPVSPPDWRHQSKDTGVSSSSPMPLVFKENQPFPSDPENMDIDHGTSDLRQILMKHKNISLPGSSSIPSNLPTLRDQNPSEGNTPSAVVPNKSPLSGSGMAAHPAPPIARAPASLPSPETKSVISVIASTATSVISRVCNPPEPEDKVNMNIGNPCVDMTLPKPAYRTIKDDTGSYHGPAVGDGGGSAARFIVESPTLGPGSCPGLRVNTSEGVVVLSHSGQKTEGPQRISAKISQIPQATTGDIESQQLVSMPQIKQEMYGHSHLGLQKGPSVQTDHGHPGKTQSTLSSIKQESTGLEKMESTYQSGTQGVVKRLTQGNQQVMSYHPEYMPIKHQKKMDSADPHSTDGAKTTWTSAISPAISPHLPSPPGNHVGFVTAAGDRGPSHISGVKQEPRSPRKSGHPHTPFTKVSSPVGSSSPKGIPVMLSTGLPAMQQFITGVHHAEQSVIMPPHSVPGGMGRMSPHRVNQSIPVGHLVQGDVRVNTPPLSVMSYGMHSEPLASPWSGPMQSRPTSPQAVGRDKVLKVNPGSLRGHDGEQEEARRFHQASGRQSAAQLKPENMQSDPRGPLRGSVQLETYMAQRDMRVLMHQQGERLATDPHSGHIQETLPSSSAPSSLPLSLSPRAHVLPKGVSEKDITKPLEAKRPHSPLPKDGMMGIRQSGQAMASPQRVQLMPPGPSGSFTEYTGMYSNPRSIHSQIPETSPVGLNQPPLNVTPTMAADPQTKPDGKMAQPVNMVQLLTKYPIVWQGLLALKNDTAAVQLHFVCGNKALAHRSLPLQEGGALLRIVQRMRLEASQLESVARRMTGDTDFCLLLALPCGRDQDDVLNQTQALKAAFINYLQAKLAAGIINIPNPGSNQPAYVLQIFPPCEFSESHLSQLAPDLLNRISSISPHLMIVITSV; encoded by the exons ATGGTTCGGGAAACCAGACACCTTTGGGTGGGAAATTTACCCGAACATGTTCGAGAGGAGAAGATCGTGGAGCATTTTAAACG GTATGGGCGTGTGGAAAGCGTCAAAGTCCTGCGGAAGCGAGGGTCAGAGGGTGGTGTGGCAGCCTTTGTGGATTTTGTGGATATCAAAAGTGCGCAGAAGGCTCACAATGCTGTCAACAAGATGGGAGACAGGGACCTTCGGACTGACTACAATGAACCTGGGTCAGTCCCTAGTGCTGTTCGGGGCCTTGAAGAAACTTCACCCTCGAGCAGTCGAGATGTTACAGGATTCTCTAGGGGAACAGTTGGTCCAGTGTTTGGCCCACCTGTTTCCCTTCACACCAGAGAGGGACGTTATGAACGGAGAATAGATGG TAGCTCAGAAAGCCGTGAACGTGCATATGATCACAGCCCATATGGACACCACGAGCGCAGTGGCACTTTCGACAGACCGCGTCACTACAACGCTGATTATTACCGAGATCGTTCCAtgtttgctgctgctggccCGGGGAGCAGTGCTATCGCGGGGACCTTTGAGGCATCAGACCCACATTTTGACTCTAGAATTCGAGACCCCTTTACTCTGACTAATTCTACACGACGTGACCTATACAGAGATGACAGAGGACGACGGGTTGATAGAACCTACCATCACCGTCGGAGCCGATCATCTCATTCCTCACAGTCGAGGCACCCTTCCCCACAACGGACCACGGGACAAACCCCCAAAACGCCTCATTCTCCTAAAAGAGCTCCTTTGTCCCCTGGGAGGGGTCCACGATCTCGATCCCACAGCAGATCTTCAAGCTCTGATTCTgtcagcagcaccagcagcacgGGCAGCGGCAG CGattcaaacagcagctcaaGTGATGGATCTCGGGCACATTCTGCTCAGTCTTCAGCTACACATGCACCCACTCAGTCTTCTATGGGGCTCGACTCAGATGAGCCACGCAGAAGCTTTGGAATTAAAGTGCAAAACCTACCAGTGCGCTCAACAG ACACAAGTTTAAAAGATGGACTATTCCACGAATTCAAGAAACATGGGAAGGTGACCTCAGTGCAGATCCATGGAGCTTCAGAAGACCGCTATGGTTTGGTGTTCTTTAGGCAACAAGAGGATCAAGAGAAAGCCCTCACTGTCTCCAAAGGAAAGCTGTTTTTTGGCATGCTTATTGAAGTCACTGCCTGGAACGGCCCAG AAACAGAGAGTGAAAATGAGTTCAGGCCCTTGGATGGGCGGATAGATGAGTTCCACCCAAAGGCGACAAGGACCCTGTTTATAGGCAACCTTGAGAAGACCACCAGTTATCAACAACTCCTCGACATTTTCCAACGCTTTGGAGAAATTGTG GACATTGACATCAAGAAAGTAAATGGTGTTCCCCAGTATGCGTTTGTGCAGTATTCTGATATTGCCAGTGTCTGCAAGGCCATTaagaagatggatggagagtATCTGGGAAGCAACAGACTAAAG CTTGGCTTTGGAAAGAGTATGCCCACTACATGTGTTTGGCTTGATGGTTTAGCAACCAGTGTTACAGAGCAATACCTCACACGGCATTTCTGCCGTTATGGACATGTAGTTAAG GTTGTGTTTGATAGATTGAAAGGGATGGCCCTCATcttgtacaacaacacagatTTTGCTCAGGCAGCTGTAAGGGAGACCAAAGGTTGGAAGATTGGTGGcaataaaataaag gtGGATTTTGCAAGTCAAGAGAGTCAGATGGCATTCTACCGATCTATGCAGACATCTGGTCAAGACATTAGAGACTTCTATGAAATTCCTGCTGAACGACG AGAGGAACGAAGACCTCCATACCATGAATTTACTGCAGAAAGGGCTTACTATGAGAATATACGAACGCCTGGCATCTATCCAGAGGAAGCTCGAAGAGACTATGCTGCTCGCAGCAGAGACCGTTTTCCTGAACTGGAACACTATCAGGGGGAACACTTTGACCCGCGTTATCATGAAGACCCAAGAGACTACAGGGATTACAGAGACCCCTTTGAGCAAGACATCCgaaaatacacatatattcAAAGAGAGCGGGAAAGAGAGCGAGAACGTTTTGAGGCCGACCGCACCAGGTGGAGTCCTTCCCATCCAAGGCGACCTGTTACTCCGACGGTATCTCCTTCACCATCTGACCGTGCTCCCAGAGACTCAGAACGGCGGGTTTATAGCCAGTCCTCTGAGCGAAGTGGTAGTGTGAGTTCAATGTCACCACCACACTTTGACAAATCGGATAAGACCTTGCTGGAACTTGCCGCGAAGACTGATAAGAGCAGCCAACCAGAACGTGTTGCAGGTGCTGAGAAAACCAAACGTGCAAAACGAAAAGAGAAAGGTGACAAAGACAAAGCTGAGAAGGTTAAATCAAGGAAAGCAAAGGCGCAATCCCCATCCAACCCACTACCTGAAACGGAGCTTGAGACTGGTTGTGATGGAGGGTCTGGAAGAGGAAGGGGATCAGACCAAGATTCCCATGAGAGGCAGAAAAGTAAAGGGGATGGTGAATCTCTTACTGGAAATCCGTCGTCAACTGCTCATCATGACTCTGTAAAAAGTGAAAGATCTGAAATGAGTAAAGGTGAGAATTCAGACGTGGATGGAAAAAACAGAGTCAAGAAACATCTAAAGCCTGATATTGGAAATGATGGGAAAGATTCATCAGTGGATTCAGACCGCCTTGCTGCAAGAAAAAGGCGCTTTGCTGATTCAGGAGGCAGGACTATTCGTCAGAAAAGAAGCAggcatgaggaggaggatgttatTCCATCCTCTGACTTTGGTGCTAGTGGCACATATTTGAAAGAGTTGgacactgacaaaaacaaagattcaCAACGGAGAGATTCAAGACTCAAAGCTGACAAAAGTGGCACTCAGAAGGATGGTCAAGAGGACCTTAGAGGGCAAAGAGAGAAGTCGGAGGGATCTTTGGACCCACTGGAGTCAAAACGACATCCAGGGCACACTTCATCCAGAAGGTTTTCCCATGAGGGGATTACAGACCAAAGCAGTATAAGAGAGCAAGAACACCATGCGGCTTTCAAATTTGCTCTGAATGCCGACCCTGACAAAAGCGTTAAAAGCAAGGAAGACCACGTTGATATTGACCTCTCTCAGAGTTACCGCAAGCAAATGGAGCAAAATAGACGGTTgcaccagcagcaacagcagcggGACTCTGACAAATCTGACAAACCAGGAAGTCCTCACGGAAGTGAAACAGAGGACCTGGAACATCGCAGTCTTGTGCATGAAGTTGGAAAACCACCTGAGGATGTCACAGATAATTTTCCGTCTCACAAACTAAAGAAAGTAGACCAATTTGAACCTGACTCAGGAATTAAGAGGGAGCGTGTCTACAGGAGCTTTAGACAAAAAAGTGAAGATCCTGACTGGAACAACATGTCCTCTCCAGGACATCAGCACTTCTCTCTCCATGCAGATGAGGACTTCGTGGAGCCTTCTCAGAAAGAGTTAAGTAGACATGAGGAAAAGATTCACCCAGATCTGGAGCTATTAGTCAAGAGGACACATAACACACAGGCAAACAAGCCAAACACCCCTTTACTTAGTGTGGAGGAAGAGCAACAAAAGAGATGGGAGAGCAGAGTTAAACAAGACGTGTTGCCTGACCTGAACTTTTCTAGAAGTCTAAGTAAGAACATTCACAATCGCAAGCGTTTGGAATATGGTATGTGGCATGACTTGGAGCCTGGGGAAGTACGATCCGACTCTGAGGAGGACCGAGAGAACAAACCCCACTCTCCTATGCCGTCCACATCTGTGCCTTTTGCCGAGAGGCCAAGGGTTGACAGGTTTTCAGACCCCAAACTAGCACATCTTGAAAGGAACAAATTCTACTCCTTTGCACTTGATCAAACTATCACACCGGATACAAAGGCTCTGCTCGAACGTGCAAAATCTCTCTCGTCTTCAAGAGAAGATAACTGGTCGTTTTTGGATTATGATTCTCACTTTGCAGGTTTACGCAGCAGAAAGGATACTGAGAAGGTAGAATCAGCACCACGACCTACACCTTCCTGgtacatgaaaaagaaaaagagtcgAATTGGAGCCGAAGACAAACTTGATGACAGGAAGGAGGAACCTAAGCCAGAGGAACATGAACGCAGGGAACTTTTTGCTTCACGCTTCCTTCACAGCCCCGTCTTTGAGCTGGACTCTAGGCGACTTCAACACTTGGAACGCAAACATGAAGAACCTGAACATACACAAAACCAACAACCTGGTCAGCAAGGGACGGTAGATGGTGAACTAGACTCGGGGCCAGTTGTCCTTTTCCATAGTCGTTTTTTGGAACTCACACGACTGcaacaacagaagaataaaaccCATCAGCTGCAAGAGGCAAAAGTAGACCCAGTGCCTACAGGTGAGATTAAAGTGGAAAAAGCTCCTGTTCAAGAGCAACCGGCTCTGCAGTCGCCTGAGACAATGGAATCTATCATGGAGCCAGAAATTAAACCCATCAGTCCTGCTGAAGAGCTGATCTCTGAACCCAGACTCATACCAACTCCTGTCACCCAATTTGTGGTCAAAGACTTTCCTCCACCTGAAGAGAAATGTGTTGTGTTAACCCCAGCCCCGGATCTTTATACCCCTGTGTCCGTCacaaaggaagaggaaaaagaagaggtgaaagaaaatgaacctGTCGTACCCATGCAGCACCCATTAACTGAGGCACCAACTGATAGTGAACCTGCACAAATAGCAGCACCTGAACCCAGTTATTTAGTGGATAAATGTAAACCTTCTCCATCTGAAGGGAAATTGGATATTACTGAGGATGTAAAACCTTTCTGTCCTGAAAAACCAGGCCGTCGTGATTCTCATGATGAGTTTGTTAGCATTTCAGAAGCAGAGCTGGATCCTGAGACGACACAACCAGAAGTGCCTGAAGCCACGAGTCCCATACCACCTAGTCTTctagaggaagagaaagaaaccCACATTGTTTGGAAAGCAGTAGCAGAGCCTGAGGTAGAGAGGAAACTTCAAGTTAGTAAAGTGCAGATGCCCATTGATACTGACACAAATGACGAGCCAGCCTCACCTCAGAAAGagcataaaacaaaagaaatgaaaaataaaaagggcaaACAATCCCCTGCTCAAGTTTCTCCAGTTCCCGCCATGTCAACCTCTAGTTCTGAGAAACAAGCAACACGCAAGAGTGAGCGCATTGACAAAGAGAAGCTGAAACGTGGATCATCCCCAAGAGCTGAATCAAAGTCTACAGGCAAATCTCCTATTCATGGATCAGAACCTGATATGTCAGAGCCGGGCATATCAGCGGGCAGAGCAAGACGAAGAAATGTTAAATCAGTGTATGCCACTCCAGTTGAAGATGATGCACCAGTTCATTCTGGAAAGGAAACAGAGTCACCACGCTCTGCGCGAAAGCGAGGTACAGACAAAGATGCAACACTACAACAAAATATCGAGCAGGATCCACCCGCCCCAATCCCTATTGTTAAACGGGGCCGTCCTCCCAAGAATCGCAGACGTGGCGAAGAAAGTTCAACAGTTAAAgtagaaaaatctaaaatggaCAATAAAGACACAGATTCAAATGAATCAGAAGGTGGGGAACGAATTCCAAGAGTGTCAAAAGGGAAATCGTCCCCTCATGGCACAAAGTGTTCATTGAATCCAATGCAGACAGTCCTAGGATCTGGATCAACAAGGAAGGGGAAAAAACTGA GGGCTGATGATCAGGAAATGGATTTCACAGATGAAGATTCTATGGCTTTGCAAGATTCATCAAGTTCATGTAAAGAAGAACCAACAATAAAAGTTGAccaaaagaaagaggagaaagacaaacaagGAAGAGAATTGGGCAGAGATAAAATAGTTTTCCATGAAAAGGCTTGTGAGGGTAAATCAAATGGGAAAGAGACCGATTCCCCAGTCTTAGAAGAGAAACCCACCTTGGAAAAAGACAGGATTGTTAGAGGAAAAACCAAGTTGACAAGGACTCCCAAGTCTCCTATTCTCAAGAACCTCAAAATCCGACTAAATGTCACAGAGGTGAAAGATCTTCTTCAGTTAGGGGATGATGAACAAGAAGATTcttcaaaaaagtcaaaacctGGTGAGCAGAGTGATCACGTTTCAAAGTGTACTAATGCCAACAAAGGGGGTTCCACCAATGAGGAAAAGGAAGATGccaatttggaaaaaaaagagcttctgGAATCGCCAAAAAGCTTAATTTCACAGGAGCTAGAATTGGAGCAGGCTCTGAGAAACATTGCTAAACTTACAGATCCAGGTTTTCCAACAGAACCACCGGTCCCGCCGGTCCCGCCTACAGAAGTGAAAAGTGACCCAGAGGAAGAAAAACCTTATCCTGCTAGCGAAACAGAACTCATGGCTGCTATTGACTCCATAACTGCTGAGGATGGAACTGTATCATtacctccagcagctccagcagctccagcagctccatCAAGTGCAGGCGTAGGTTCAGAACCTGAGATACAAGACTCGATTTTgcctgcaaaagaaaatgaatctgaaACAAATATACCTGCTTTACAGGAGGAGCCTGTCTTCCCTGCCACACCCAAAAAGGGAAGACCTAAACGTAAAGGCCAAAAGCAAGTAAGAAAAGATTCAAAGGAAGGGCCTTCAATGTGTGAGGAATTGACAACTCCTTCAGCTGATAGCCCACCTTCCAGTGTAAAGACTGTTCCTGCAACAACTCCATCAGCAGCAACTACTGCAGTTATTACTTCGACCACATGGAAGCCAGAACCTGAGCCTTTAGCTGTCAAGGTCTCAGATGTAGTCGCAGAGTCTGAGTCATCTTCTGGAGAACAGATTCAACATCTTAAATCTGTTAACCCCCAGTCTAAGAGTCAAATATGCCCAAAGCCTCAACAGGTGTCACCTGACTGCATCTCCCCTTCCCTGTCTCCCCTAGCCAACAGGCCTAACATCAGACCCATTCAAACCAGTAGAATTCCTGTTTCTCCACCAGATTGGCGCCATCAGTCTAAAGATACAGGggtctcctcttcatctcccatGCCGTTGGTGTTCAAGGAAAACCAGCCTTTCCCTTCAGACCCTGAAAACATGGATATTGATCATGGCACAAGTGACTTGAGACAGATTcttatgaaacataaaaacatttctttgccAGGCAGTAGTTCTATTCCCAGTAATCTACCCACCCTGCGAGATCAGAACCCCTCTGAAGGCAATACTCCATCAGCTGTTGTGCCAAATAAGTCACCACTATCTGGCAGTGGAATGGCAGCTCATCCAGCTCCACCTATTGCTCGAGCTCCAGCCTCACTACCTTCTCCTGAGACGAAGTCTGTGATCTCTGTTATTGCGTCCACGGCAACCTCTGTTATCAGTCGTGTTTGCAACCCTCCTGAGCCTGAGGACAAAGTAAACATGAACATTGGAAACCCCTGCGTTGACATGACTCTACCCAAACCAGCCTATAGGACCATCAAAGACGATACCGGATCATACCATGGACCAGCTGTTGGCGATGGAGGCGGAAGTGCTGCACGCTTCATTGTCGAAAGCCCTACTCTTGGTCCAGGGTCTTGCCCAGGTCTGAGAGTAAATACATCTGAAGGAGTGGTGGTATTGAGCCACTCGGGCCAGAAAACGGAGGGACCCCAGAGGATaagtgcaaaaataagtcagatccCACAAGCAACAACAGGTGACATCGAATCTCAGCAGCTGGTGTCCATGCCCcagataaaacaggaaatgtatGGCCATTCTCATTTAGGACTTCAGAAGGGGCCTTCAGTGCAGACAGATCATGGGCATCCTGGTAAGACGCAGTCAACTTTGTCTTCTATTAAACAAGAGAGCACTGGTTTGGAAAAGATGGAATCCACTTACCAATCTGGAACTCAAGGAGTAGTGAAGCGTCTCACACAAGGCAACCAGCAAGTAATGAGTTACCATCCAGAATACATGCCAATAAAACATCAGAAGAAAATGGACAGTGCTGATCCTCACAGTACGGACGGAGCTAAAACGACTTGGACCTCTGCTATAAGTCCTGCGATAAGCCCCCATTTGCCGTCTCCGCCTGGCAACCACGTAGGTTTCGTTACAGCGGCTGGTGACAGAGGACCCTCCCATATCAGTGGGGTCAAACAGGAGCCGCGATCCCCTCGCAAGTCAGGTCATCCACACACTCCGTTTACTAAAGTGTCCTCACCCGTAGGCTCCTCGTCACCCAAGGGCATACCAGTGATGTTATCTACTGGCCTTCCCGCCATGCAACAGTTTATTACCGGTGTCCACCATGCAGAGCAGTCGGTTATCATGCCCCCTCACAGTGTGCCTGGAGGCATGGGACGGATGTCTCCTCACCGGGTTAACCAGTCAATTCCAGTGGGGCATCTTGTCCAAGGAGATGTTCGGGTCAatacccctcctctctctgtgatgAGCTATGGGATGCATAGCGAGCCCCTTGCCTCTCCGTGGTCCGGTCCCATGCAGTCACGGCCCACCTCACCCCAGGCTGTTGGCAGGGACAAGGTTCTCAAGGTGAACCCCGGTTCTTTGAGGGGTCACGACGGGGAACAGGAAGAAGCCAGGCGCTTCCACCAGGCTTCAGGAAGACAATCGGCTGCACAGTTAAAACCGGAGAATATGCAGTCGGATCCTCGCGGGCCTTTGCGCGGTAGTGTCCAGTTAGAAACATACATGGCACAAAGAGATATGCGAGTCCTCATGCACCAGCAGGGAGAGCGTTTGGCCACTGACCCTCATTCTGGACACATTCAAGAAacccttccctcctcttctgcGCCTTCCAGCCTGCCCCTGTCGTTGTCTCCAAGGGCACATGTTTTGCCAAAAGGTGTGTCTGAGAAAGATATAACAAAGCCACTGGAGGCAAAGAGGCCACACTCTCCTCTTCCTAAAGATGGAATGATGGGGATCAGACAGTCTGGGCAAGCAATGGCATCTCCCCAGAGAGTTCAGCTAATGCCACCAGGGCCTAGTGGCTCATTCACAGAGTACACAGGGATGTACTCAAACCCAAGAAGCATCCATTCTCAAATACCAGAGACGTCTCCTGTTGGACTTAACCAGCCACCACTGAACGTCACACCAACCATG GCTGCAGACCCCCAGACAAAACCAGATGGCAAGATGGCGCAGCCCGTTAATATGGTGCAGTTGCTCACG aaatacCCTATTGTGTGGCAAGGCCTGCTGGCACTGAAGAACGACACAGCTGCAGTCCAGTTGCATTTTGTCTGCGGTAACAAAGCTTTGGCTCATCGGTCGCTGCCGCTTCAAGAAGGAGGCGCATTGCTTCGGATCGTCCAGAGAATGAGGCTAGAGGCTTCACAACTAGAGAGTGTAGCCCGAAGAATGACG GGGGACACTGACTTCTGTCTTCTCCTCGCTCTGCCATGTGGACGAGATCAAGACGATGTCCTAAACCAAACTCAAGCTCTTAAGGCCGCCTTCATCAACTACTTGCAGGCAAAGTTGGCTGCTGGTATCATTAATATTCCCAACCCGGGATCCAATCAG cctgCCTATGTGCTACAGATTTTCCCACCATGCGAATTTTCAGAGAGCCACTTGTCTCAGCTCGCCCCCGACCTTCTCAACAGGATCTCCAGCATCTCGCCACACCTCATGATTGTCATCACCTCTGTGTAA
- the prkar2ab gene encoding protein kinase, cAMP-dependent, regulatory, type II, alpha, B, with product MSKVEIPAGLKELLQGYTVEVLRRGPPDLVEFAVQHFTRILEGQRNNQGDKKRSKKSERRGVSFETKSNTPKKVEEEEEEEEDTVKPTTGKYNRRVSVCAEAYNPDDDEDDDAEPRVVHPKTDVQRRRLQDACRDILLFKTLEQEQFSEVLDGMFEVLVKPQEHIIDQGDDGDNFYVIEKGVYDILVQKDGVSVCVGKYDNKGSFGELALMYNTPRAATIIATQEGALWGLDRATFHRLIVRNNAKKRRMYEAFIECVPLLKSLELSERMKIVDVVGARAFKDGELLITQGDAADCFYIVESGAVKIMIKNKTKAGQQDNTEVEVARCSRGQYFGELALVTNKPRAASVYADGETKCLVIDIQAFERLLGPCMDIMKRNISQYEEQRVAIFGSSVDQLH from the exons ATGAGTAAAGTGGAGATACCAGCTGGTTtgaaggagctgctgcagggatACACAGTGGAGGTGCTTCGCCGTGGGCCGCCGGACTTGGTCGAATTTGCTGTGCAGCATTTTACACGAATTCTGGAGGGTCAAAGAAACAACCAAGGAGACAAGAAACGCAGCAAAAAATCTGAACGGAGAGGAGTGAGCTTTGAAACAAAGTCAAATACGCCCAAAAAggttgaggaagaggaggaggaggaggaagacactGTTA agcCCACCACCGGTAAATACAATCGCAGAGTTTCAG TTTGTGCAGAGGCGTACAACCCCGATGACGACGAGGACGATGATGCAGAGCCTCGGGTTGTGCATCCCAAAACGGACGTGCAGCGCCGCAGACTTCAGGACGCTTGCAGAGACATTCTGCTGTTCAAAACACTGGAGCAG GAGCAGTTCTCTGAGGTTTTGGACGGCATGTTCGAGGTGTTGGTCAAACCTCAGGAGCACATCATAGACCAAGGAGACGACGGAGACAATTTCTACGTCATAGAGAA GGGTGTGTATGATATTTTGGTGCAGAAGGACGGAGTGAGCGTGTGCGTTGGAAAGTATGACAATAAGGGCAGTTTTGGTGAGCTGGCTCTCATGTACAACACGCCGCGAGCTGCTACAATCATTGCAACACAGGAAGGCGCCCTGTGGGGCCTG GATCGAGCCACATTTCACAGACTGATTGTTAGAAATAATgcgaagaagaggaggatgtaTGAGGCCTTCATTGAGTGTGTTCCTCTTTTGAAGTCTCTTGAG CTCTCTGAGAGGATGAAGATTGTAGATGTTGTGGGAGCACGAGCGTTCAAAGATGGAGAGCTCTTAATAACGCAG GGGGATGCGGCCGACTGTTTCTACATTGTGGAATCAGGAGCGGTGAagataatgataaaaaacaaa ACGAAGGCAGGCCAGCAGGACAACACAGAGGTGGAGGTGGCTCGCTGCTCTAGAGGGCAGTATTTTGGGGAGCTGGCGCTGGTCACCAACAAACCTCGAGCAGCTTCAGTTTACGCCGATGGAGAAACCAAATGTTTAG taATTGACATCCAGGCTTTTGAGCGTTTGCTGGGACCCTGTATGGACATCATGAAGAGGAACATTTCCCAGTATGAAGAACAGCGGGTGGCCATTTTTGGCTCCAGTGTAGATCAGCTACACTAG